From the genome of Haloarcula limicola, one region includes:
- a CDS encoding VOC family protein gives MDLAHVAICVSDLDRAMAFYGELGFEETHRFTLDGVENVYLGRGEEADLQLRYDADRTTPIAPSRADVDHVAFTVDDVEGTFETAIDAGGAPVLEPTEIDAAGAFAAFVEDPEGYTLEFYRWL, from the coding sequence ATGGATCTGGCACACGTCGCCATCTGCGTCTCGGACCTCGACCGCGCGATGGCCTTCTACGGGGAACTGGGCTTCGAAGAGACCCACCGCTTCACGCTCGACGGCGTCGAGAACGTCTACCTGGGACGCGGCGAGGAGGCGGACCTCCAGTTGCGGTACGACGCCGACCGGACGACCCCCATCGCGCCCTCTCGCGCCGACGTCGACCACGTCGCCTTCACCGTCGACGACGTCGAAGGGACCTTCGAGACGGCTATCGACGCCGGCGGCGCGCCGGTCCTCGAACCGACGGAGATCGACGCCGCCGGAGCCTTCGCCGCCTTCGTCGAGGACCCCGAGGGGTACACGCTGGAGTTCTACCGCTGGCTCTGA
- a CDS encoding cation:proton antiporter has translation MAGSSGLLIPLVAGIIGLGVLAQVLAARLRVPSIIFYLLVGVVIGQPGLGLITSDTFGPALTAIVGLAVAIIVFEGAYHLRFERIREAPTATFRLVTLGAAIALVGTAVAVKFAFADAAVTWNLAFLIGALLVATGPTVITPILNVVPVRDRVATALETEGIVNDVTAAIIAVVVFETVNPGATSDGLLQAFALRLGTGLLVGLVVAGVLYYLLQYIDLSPGDAPRNSRLLVLAGALVAYAAANTIATEAGVAAAATAGMALGNVDHPYEEDIESFKGDITLLVLSFVFIALAAQLSLDALIDVGLAGIAVVLAVALVIRPALVFASTVGDRFTRAEKWFVSFVGPRGIIPASVATLFAAELNNVAGELRTEAESASGQEAEQLVAQADLLANQAEILLGTVFLVIFVTALFEGGLARYIAEKLDVIPMRVIIVGGGQVGRALAMRLEDRGENVVIIEEDESIVERARNDGFAVEWGDGTDTDVLRSAGTAKAKTVVAATGDDDANLLVSQLASSKFDVERVIARANNPDNVEAFEELGVRTISSAMATAWAIDNQIERPAIAHWMTDVGRTGDVQEVEVLNEELVGKTVREVGPMLPEACLIALVSGEDHREADVPTADYVLQKGDMVTLLGRRESVRDGMALVGNGD, from the coding sequence GTGGCTGGTAGCTCCGGACTCCTGATTCCGCTGGTCGCCGGCATCATCGGGTTGGGCGTCCTCGCACAGGTTCTCGCCGCCCGCCTCCGAGTACCGAGTATCATCTTCTACCTGTTGGTCGGCGTCGTCATCGGCCAACCCGGACTCGGACTCATCACGAGCGACACCTTCGGCCCCGCGCTGACGGCGATCGTCGGGCTCGCCGTCGCCATCATCGTCTTCGAGGGGGCGTACCACCTCCGCTTCGAGCGTATCCGCGAGGCCCCGACCGCGACGTTCCGTCTGGTCACGCTTGGGGCGGCTATCGCCCTCGTGGGCACGGCGGTCGCGGTCAAGTTCGCCTTCGCCGACGCGGCGGTGACGTGGAACCTCGCGTTCCTCATCGGTGCGTTGCTGGTGGCGACCGGGCCGACGGTCATCACGCCGATCCTCAACGTCGTGCCGGTCAGAGACCGGGTGGCGACGGCCCTGGAGACGGAGGGGATCGTCAACGACGTGACCGCGGCGATCATCGCCGTCGTCGTCTTCGAGACGGTCAACCCCGGCGCGACGAGCGACGGGCTGTTGCAGGCGTTCGCGCTCCGGCTCGGGACGGGCTTGCTCGTCGGGCTCGTCGTCGCGGGCGTGCTGTACTACCTCCTCCAGTATATCGACCTCTCGCCCGGCGACGCCCCGCGGAACTCCCGATTGCTGGTGCTCGCCGGGGCCCTGGTCGCCTACGCGGCAGCGAACACGATCGCGACGGAAGCCGGCGTGGCCGCGGCGGCCACCGCCGGCATGGCGCTCGGCAACGTCGACCACCCCTACGAGGAGGACATCGAGTCGTTCAAGGGCGACATCACGCTGCTGGTGCTCTCGTTCGTGTTCATCGCGCTGGCGGCCCAGCTCAGCCTCGACGCGCTCATCGACGTGGGCCTGGCCGGCATCGCGGTCGTCCTCGCCGTCGCGCTCGTCATTCGCCCGGCGCTGGTGTTCGCCTCGACGGTCGGCGACCGCTTCACCCGCGCGGAGAAGTGGTTCGTCAGCTTCGTCGGCCCGCGCGGTATCATCCCGGCGTCGGTGGCGACGCTCTTCGCCGCGGAACTCAACAACGTCGCCGGAGAGCTGCGGACGGAGGCCGAGAGCGCGAGCGGGCAGGAGGCCGAACAGCTCGTCGCGCAGGCGGATCTGCTGGCGAACCAGGCGGAGATTCTACTCGGGACCGTCTTTCTGGTCATCTTCGTGACCGCCCTGTTCGAGGGCGGTCTCGCGCGGTACATCGCGGAGAAACTGGACGTGATACCAATGCGAGTCATCATCGTCGGCGGCGGACAGGTGGGCCGTGCGCTCGCCATGCGCCTCGAAGACCGGGGCGAGAACGTCGTCATCATCGAGGAGGACGAATCGATCGTCGAACGCGCCCGCAACGACGGCTTCGCCGTCGAGTGGGGGGACGGCACCGACACGGACGTCCTCCGGTCGGCCGGCACCGCGAAGGCCAAGACCGTCGTGGCCGCGACCGGGGACGACGACGCCAACCTGCTGGTCTCACAGCTGGCCAGTTCGAAGTTCGACGTCGAACGGGTCATCGCCCGGGCCAACAACCCCGACAACGTCGAGGCGTTCGAGGAGCTCGGCGTCCGGACCATCTCCTCGGCGATGGCGACGGCGTGGGCCATCGACAACCAGATCGAGCGCCCGGCCATCGCCCACTGGATGACCGACGTGGGCCGGACCGGCGACGTGCAGGAGGTCGAAGTGCTGAACGAGGAACTCGTCGGGAAGACGGTCCGCGAGGTCGGACCCATGCTCCCCGAAGCCTGTCTCATCGCCCTCGTCAGCGGCGAGGACCACAGGGAGGCCGACGTCCCGACCGCGGATTACGTCCTGCAGAAAGGCGACATGGTCACGCTGTTGGGGCGGCGAGAATCGGTCCGCGACGGGATGGCGCTGGTCGGTAACGGCGACTAG
- a CDS encoding MBL fold metallo-hydrolase translates to MAIGDVYEVEACEDVHYVDTGMYDVPEYGSVYVVDAERPALVDTGLGTNYERILDAMDAVGIAPEELEVIALTHIHLDHAGGAGYLVEECPNATVYVHELGARHLVDPERIWEGTKGAVGDQIEFYAEPKPVPEERVVELTDGDEIDLGDRAFEAVHAPGHAPHQVVFHDPSIGGVFTADAAGIYTPSTDEVHVTTPPVNFDLERALADVETIRDIDPETLLYGHFGPAATADRLDEYAEKLDEWVAAVAEKRAELGDDEAVADHFVETVETPEIWGERKASAEVAMNVRGVLVSLDREE, encoded by the coding sequence ATGGCAATCGGTGACGTGTACGAGGTCGAGGCGTGCGAGGACGTCCACTACGTCGACACCGGGATGTACGACGTGCCGGAGTACGGCTCCGTCTACGTCGTGGACGCCGAGCGACCGGCGCTGGTCGATACGGGACTCGGGACGAACTACGAGCGAATCCTCGACGCGATGGACGCGGTCGGAATCGCGCCCGAGGAACTGGAGGTCATCGCGCTGACGCACATCCATCTGGACCACGCGGGCGGGGCCGGGTATCTGGTCGAGGAGTGCCCGAACGCGACGGTGTACGTCCACGAACTCGGCGCTCGCCACCTCGTCGACCCCGAGCGGATCTGGGAGGGGACGAAGGGGGCCGTCGGCGACCAGATCGAGTTCTACGCCGAGCCGAAGCCCGTCCCCGAGGAGCGCGTCGTCGAACTGACCGACGGCGACGAGATCGACCTCGGCGACCGCGCCTTCGAGGCCGTCCACGCGCCGGGTCACGCCCCCCATCAGGTGGTGTTTCACGACCCGAGTATCGGCGGCGTCTTCACGGCCGACGCGGCGGGTATCTACACGCCCTCGACCGACGAGGTCCACGTCACGACGCCGCCGGTGAACTTCGACTTGGAACGGGCGCTCGCGGACGTAGAGACGATCCGAGATATCGACCCCGAGACCCTGCTGTACGGGCATTTCGGTCCGGCAGCGACCGCCGATCGACTCGACGAGTACGCCGAGAAGCTCGACGAGTGGGTCGCCGCCGTCGCCGAGAAGCGCGCGGAACTGGGTGACGACGAGGCCGTCGCCGACCACTTCGTGGAGACGGTCGAGACGCCCGAGATCTGGGGCGAGCGCAAGGCCAGCGCCGAGGTGGCGATGAACGTCCGCGGCGTCCTCGTCTCGCTGGACCGCGAGGAGTAG
- a CDS encoding redoxin domain-containing protein, whose product MLSAGGRAPTFELPALVDGERRRVALSEYLGEDVVILAFYPADFNPACDDTSCDLDELDLFTMQKDVTILGISPDSVYSHRAFAERYDLKIPLLADTAGEVAERYDVAFVDDIGQRLLERAVAVVDHDGVVQYAWSTGDVTELPRVEELKDAIADTGGDDTAFARYRVGYAHYTEGRRAFTAAMGEFGDSEWMLAQSDFQRAREAFDDAADRFDTAVRFVDDPALEPIYDGSKAKATALWQAADWLVESASAYASGSGAEGQTLRDDAEGPLETARTYAEPPDPDERWPPERTDVVRGDHETSSILPDESEQIDTALGVDIDDAVASDGDETGASSESADPSSEPEPVTAEADGTASGDAVDGDGRESEDDDPKIGDEELAEIQAELTANAPDESPREGVTEAPTAMVDAPPARDDATDGGNASSDSETGTDTEKTRDGESGSAEDDESAGENGDAPAELELTDPTEGSDDE is encoded by the coding sequence ATGCTTTCGGCGGGGGGACGAGCGCCGACGTTCGAACTGCCGGCTCTAGTCGACGGCGAGCGCCGTCGCGTCGCGCTCTCGGAGTACCTCGGCGAGGACGTGGTGATCCTCGCGTTCTACCCGGCCGACTTCAACCCCGCCTGCGACGACACGTCGTGTGACCTGGACGAACTCGACCTCTTCACGATGCAGAAGGACGTGACGATCCTCGGCATCAGTCCGGACTCGGTGTACAGTCACCGGGCGTTCGCCGAGCGCTACGACCTCAAGATCCCGCTTCTCGCCGACACCGCCGGCGAGGTCGCCGAACGGTACGACGTCGCGTTCGTCGACGATATCGGCCAGCGACTGCTCGAACGGGCCGTCGCCGTCGTCGACCACGACGGCGTCGTCCAGTACGCCTGGAGCACGGGCGACGTGACCGAACTCCCCCGGGTCGAGGAGCTGAAAGACGCCATCGCCGACACCGGCGGCGACGACACCGCCTTCGCCCGGTATCGCGTCGGCTACGCTCACTACACGGAGGGCCGGCGGGCGTTCACCGCGGCCATGGGGGAGTTCGGCGATTCCGAGTGGATGCTGGCCCAGAGCGACTTCCAGCGCGCCCGCGAGGCGTTCGACGACGCCGCCGACCGGTTCGACACCGCGGTTCGGTTCGTCGACGACCCGGCGCTCGAACCGATCTACGACGGTTCGAAGGCGAAGGCGACCGCGCTCTGGCAGGCCGCCGACTGGCTGGTGGAATCGGCGAGCGCCTACGCCAGCGGGAGCGGTGCCGAGGGCCAGACCCTCCGCGACGACGCGGAGGGACCGCTCGAAACCGCCCGGACGTACGCGGAACCGCCGGACCCCGACGAGCGGTGGCCGCCGGAGCGAACGGACGTGGTGAGGGGCGATCACGAGACGAGCAGCATCCTGCCGGACGAGAGCGAACAGATAGATACCGCCCTCGGCGTGGACATCGACGACGCGGTGGCGTCCGACGGCGACGAGACGGGCGCATCGAGCGAATCGGCCGATCCGTCGAGCGAACCCGAACCGGTGACGGCCGAAGCCGATGGGACAGCGAGCGGCGATGCGGTGGACGGAGACGGGCGGGAGAGTGAAGACGACGACCCGAAAATCGGCGACGAGGAGCTCGCCGAGATTCAGGCCGAACTGACCGCTAACGCTCCCGACGAATCCCCGAGGGAAGGGGTGACCGAAGCGCCGACGGCGATGGTCGACGCGCCGCCCGCGCGAGACGACGCGACCGATGGCGGGAACGCGAGCTCGGACAGCGAGACCGGAACCGACACCGAGAAAACCCGCGACGGCGAATCCGGCAGCGCAGAGGACGACGAGTCCGCCGGCGAGAACGGCGACGCGCCGGCGGAGCTCGAACTGACCGACCCGACCGAAGGATCCGACGATGAGTGA
- a CDS encoding NUDIX hydrolase codes for MSKPSSTPNNAVTERQTEFRIRNGAKALVTSGSKVLVVKERHSDGTPFWTLPGGGVHDGESATDGLHRELDEELHCRARVDGPLTQFWYTHDSLENTVSEYTVYDCTLLSDPVPNEDEGVFEARWVTPSALPSATLPQVRHVCQHVADLPTATVIAND; via the coding sequence ATGTCGAAGCCGTCCAGCACCCCCAACAACGCAGTCACCGAGCGGCAGACCGAGTTCCGAATCAGGAACGGCGCGAAAGCCCTGGTGACTTCCGGGTCAAAGGTGCTCGTGGTCAAGGAGCGCCACTCGGACGGGACCCCGTTCTGGACGCTCCCCGGCGGCGGCGTTCACGACGGCGAGTCCGCCACCGACGGCCTCCACCGCGAGCTGGACGAGGAACTCCACTGCCGAGCGCGCGTCGACGGGCCGCTGACCCAGTTCTGGTACACGCACGACAGCCTCGAGAACACGGTGTCGGAATACACCGTCTACGACTGCACGCTGCTTTCCGATCCCGTCCCCAACGAGGACGAGGGCGTCTTCGAAGCCCGTTGGGTCACGCCGTCGGCGCTCCCCTCGGCGACGCTGCCACAGGTACGCCACGTCTGTCAGCACGTCGCGGACCTGCCGACGGCGACGGTCATCGCCAACGACTGA
- the serS gene encoding serine--tRNA ligase, whose amino-acid sequence MLSRQFVRENPETVRDAIERKGVTGVDLDAILDIDEEWRELKARGDGLRQERNEVSKKIGKLKQEGQEDEAQAAIDRSQELKDQLQEVEDRADELESELEDALLELPNIPHDSVPTGDGEADNVERYRRGFDDLRELPEEVIPHYDIGEELDVLDFERGAKVSGGGYQFVKGAGARLEHALIQFMLSLHREQGYSDVLPPIPVNSASMRGTGQLPKFDEDAYRVEARQDDEYDDDDLWLLPTAEVPVTNMYRDEILLDDDLPIKHQAFSPNFRREAGEHGTETRGYVRVHQFHKVELVNFVRPEHSYDRLEALLGEAEAVLDELGLPYRVLEMCTGDMGFTQTKKYDIEVWAPGDDMEDGPDVGGRWLEVSSVSNFEDFQARRAGIHYRPEPHESAQYLHTLNGSGLAVPRVMVAIMEYYQNEDGTITVPEPLRPYMGGQEVIEGSEPVGESALGEGE is encoded by the coding sequence ATGTTATCGAGACAGTTCGTCCGGGAGAACCCCGAGACGGTCCGGGACGCCATCGAGCGGAAGGGCGTCACGGGCGTGGACCTCGACGCGATTCTGGACATCGACGAGGAGTGGCGGGAACTGAAGGCCAGGGGCGACGGGCTCAGACAGGAGCGAAACGAGGTCTCGAAGAAGATCGGCAAGCTCAAACAGGAGGGCCAGGAGGACGAGGCCCAGGCGGCCATCGACCGGTCGCAGGAGCTGAAAGACCAGCTACAGGAGGTCGAAGACCGGGCCGACGAACTGGAGAGCGAACTCGAAGACGCGCTGCTCGAACTGCCGAACATCCCCCACGACTCCGTGCCGACCGGCGACGGCGAGGCGGACAACGTCGAGCGCTACCGGCGCGGATTCGACGACCTGCGCGAGCTGCCCGAGGAGGTGATTCCCCACTACGATATCGGGGAGGAACTCGACGTGCTGGACTTCGAGCGCGGCGCGAAGGTCAGCGGCGGCGGCTACCAGTTCGTGAAGGGGGCCGGCGCGCGGCTCGAACACGCGCTGATTCAGTTCATGCTCTCGCTCCACCGCGAGCAGGGCTATTCCGACGTGCTGCCGCCGATCCCGGTCAACAGCGCGTCGATGCGCGGCACCGGGCAGCTGCCGAAGTTCGACGAAGACGCCTACCGCGTCGAGGCCCGGCAGGACGACGAGTACGACGACGACGACCTGTGGCTCCTGCCGACGGCGGAGGTGCCAGTCACCAACATGTACCGCGACGAGATCTTGCTGGACGACGACCTCCCCATCAAGCACCAGGCGTTCTCGCCGAACTTCCGCCGGGAGGCCGGCGAACACGGCACCGAGACGCGCGGGTACGTCCGCGTCCACCAGTTCCACAAGGTCGAACTCGTCAACTTCGTTCGGCCCGAGCACAGTTACGACCGACTGGAGGCCTTACTCGGGGAGGCCGAAGCGGTGCTGGACGAGCTCGGCCTGCCCTACCGCGTGCTGGAGATGTGCACCGGCGACATGGGCTTCACGCAGACCAAGAAGTACGACATCGAGGTCTGGGCACCCGGCGACGACATGGAGGACGGGCCCGACGTGGGCGGCCGCTGGCTCGAAGTCTCCTCCGTCTCGAACTTCGAGGACTTCCAGGCCCGCCGGGCGGGCATCCACTACCGGCCCGAACCGCACGAGTCCGCGCAGTACCTCCACACGCTCAACGGCTCCGGCTTAGCGGTGCCGCGCGTGATGGTCGCGATCATGGAGTACTACCAGAACGAGGACGGCACGATAACCGTGCCGGAACCGCTGCGCCCGTACATGGGCGGCCAGGAAGTCATCGAGGGGTCGGAGCCGGTCGGCGAGAGCGCGCTCGGCGAGGGCGAGTAA
- a CDS encoding PAS domain-containing sensor histidine kinase, protein MNDAEVAATLLDYTQDKIAVVDASGAYTYVNAATESILGFDSEALVGETVFEYVHPDDRAEVERRFEAVVNAAGEFAADTATYRHRASDGSWVWLESRMSNLTDSDLDGYVVSSRVVTDRVEAERERRETRERLQELADTTDDVLWMYDGDWSELLFCNPAYEDVFGQSVETLERDPQSFMEAIYPPDRPAIVDAMEQVSNGTPVEVEARVNPSLEYNRWAWIKAEPIVRDGDVVRIAGFTRDVTDRRRRERQLVVIDNFLRHNIRNQLNVVLGNAAALAADAEGETAERTAMIRRAGEALLETAEKQREIVDVLTANPQSSKTDVAEIVEDVVGQFRERSPDALIATEGIESVAVDAPDELRYAVAELVENAIRHTRSERPEVAVSLRTTPERVELSVADDAPPIPEYDRKVLLGDHEMTAVNHSRGCGLWLVYWVVDLAGGHIDHTVDEAGNTITLSLLRAS, encoded by the coding sequence ATGAACGACGCGGAGGTCGCGGCGACGCTGCTCGACTACACGCAGGACAAGATCGCGGTAGTCGACGCCTCGGGCGCGTACACGTACGTGAACGCGGCTACCGAGTCCATTCTCGGGTTCGATTCCGAGGCCCTCGTCGGCGAAACCGTCTTCGAGTACGTCCATCCCGACGACCGCGCCGAAGTGGAACGCCGATTCGAGGCGGTCGTGAACGCGGCCGGGGAGTTCGCCGCCGATACCGCCACCTACAGACACCGGGCCAGCGACGGGTCGTGGGTCTGGCTGGAGAGTCGGATGTCGAACCTGACCGACTCGGACCTCGACGGGTACGTCGTGAGTTCCCGCGTCGTCACCGACCGCGTCGAGGCCGAGCGCGAGCGCCGCGAGACGCGAGAGCGCTTGCAGGAACTCGCCGACACGACCGACGACGTCCTCTGGATGTACGACGGCGACTGGTCGGAACTGCTGTTCTGTAACCCGGCCTACGAGGACGTCTTCGGGCAATCCGTCGAGACGCTGGAACGCGACCCGCAGAGCTTCATGGAGGCCATCTATCCGCCCGACCGGCCAGCCATCGTCGACGCGATGGAACAGGTCTCGAACGGCACACCCGTCGAGGTGGAGGCGCGGGTCAACCCCTCCCTGGAGTACAATCGGTGGGCCTGGATAAAGGCCGAACCGATAGTTCGAGACGGCGACGTGGTCCGCATCGCCGGCTTCACCCGCGACGTCACCGACCGACGCCGCCGCGAGCGACAGCTGGTCGTCATCGACAACTTCCTCCGGCACAACATCCGCAACCAGCTGAACGTCGTCCTCGGCAACGCCGCGGCGCTGGCGGCCGACGCCGAGGGCGAGACGGCCGAACGCACCGCGATGATCCGCCGGGCCGGCGAGGCGCTGCTCGAAACGGCCGAGAAACAGCGCGAGATCGTCGACGTGCTCACGGCGAACCCGCAGTCGTCGAAGACGGACGTCGCGGAGATCGTCGAAGACGTCGTCGGCCAGTTCCGCGAGCGGTCCCCGGACGCGCTCATCGCCACTGAGGGCATCGAGTCCGTCGCGGTCGACGCTCCCGACGAACTGCGTTACGCAGTCGCCGAACTGGTCGAGAACGCCATCCGTCACACTCGCTCGGAGCGCCCCGAAGTCGCCGTCTCCCTCCGGACCACGCCCGAACGCGTCGAGCTGTCGGTCGCCGACGACGCCCCGCCGATCCCCGAGTACGACCGGAAGGTCCTGTTGGGCGACCACGAGATGACCGCCGTCAACCACAGCCGCGGGTGCGGGCTCTGGCTGGTCTACTGGGTCGTCGACCTCGCGGGCGGACACATCGACCACACCGTCGACGAGGCGGGCAACACCATCACGCTCTCGCTGCTGCGGGCGTCGTGA
- a CDS encoding DUF7577 domain-containing protein encodes MVSPGQLYLLAVTVMALVALAAAAPVLLGIAREGRERLRRGGPDLRAAPAETEAQSDSSDRRCRHCGAENAGEFAYCRECAGPL; translated from the coding sequence ATGGTCTCGCCCGGGCAACTGTATCTCCTCGCCGTGACGGTCATGGCGCTCGTGGCGCTCGCCGCCGCGGCTCCGGTGCTGCTCGGTATCGCCCGCGAGGGTCGCGAGCGACTGCGCCGGGGCGGCCCCGACCTGCGGGCAGCGCCCGCCGAGACCGAGGCACAGTCCGACTCGTCCGATCGCCGCTGTCGCCACTGCGGAGCCGAGAACGCGGGCGAATTCGCCTACTGTCGGGAGTGTGCCGGGCCGCTGTGA
- a CDS encoding PaaI family thioesterase → MSLQALFNDVPFVAELGIEMTEVGDGRAEARLPLRPEHSSNPQTRIAHGGVTYSLVDTVGGAAVVSLSESISPTVDMRIDYLAPATADLRAEADVVRNGGSVAVVDVEVYDADDHHVATARGTYKTDGDGGRSPWTEGVDEETVERLSD, encoded by the coding sequence ATGAGCTTACAGGCGCTGTTCAACGACGTCCCGTTCGTGGCCGAACTCGGAATCGAGATGACCGAGGTCGGCGACGGACGCGCCGAAGCGCGGCTCCCGCTGCGGCCCGAACACTCCTCGAACCCACAGACACGCATCGCCCACGGCGGGGTCACCTACTCGCTGGTCGACACCGTCGGCGGGGCCGCCGTCGTCTCGCTGTCGGAGAGTATCTCGCCGACGGTCGACATGCGGATCGACTACCTCGCGCCCGCGACGGCCGACCTCCGCGCCGAGGCCGACGTGGTCAGAAACGGCGGGAGCGTCGCCGTCGTCGACGTCGAGGTGTACGACGCCGACGACCACCACGTCGCCACCGCTCGCGGAACGTACAAGACCGACGGCGACGGCGGGCGCTCGCCGTGGACTGAGGGCGTCGACGAGGAGACGGTCGAACGGCTCTCGGACTAG
- a CDS encoding nuclear transport factor 2 family protein yields the protein MSDLPPDTPPTERAQLYYRALDEDDYDLLARLLAASFVHDRPDRTIEGRDRFVRFMREERPQKDTTHRITGVYRRDDESSPEVGVRGRLLSADGERIVRFVDVFEFADRRIQRIQTYTR from the coding sequence ATGAGTGACCTCCCGCCCGACACGCCGCCGACGGAACGCGCACAGCTGTACTACCGCGCGCTGGACGAGGACGACTACGACCTGCTGGCGCGACTGCTCGCGGCGTCGTTCGTCCACGACCGGCCCGACCGGACCATCGAGGGTCGCGACCGGTTCGTCCGGTTCATGCGCGAGGAGCGCCCGCAGAAGGACACTACTCACCGGATAACCGGCGTCTACCGCCGCGACGACGAGAGCTCGCCCGAAGTCGGCGTTCGGGGCCGACTGCTTTCGGCCGACGGCGAGCGCATCGTCCGGTTCGTGGACGTCTTCGAGTTCGCCGACCGCCGTATTCAGCGTATCCAGACGTATACACGGTAG
- a CDS encoding TrmB family transcriptional regulator sugar-binding domain-containing protein gives MDSTAERLTQFGLSETEARTYLAVLERGTATVATVSEATDISTGYVYDLVESLAERGFVVVDDHRTPTQIRAVDPESAIESMTEELTDLESDLTERYTDTERDYPGIELVRARQTLYRRLERLIDEAEDEIFMMLPAVVAERLSDPLKRARDRGVFVALLLGDGEETSIVENATEIATIVRSWEPPVETLVTVDDTSAVTSDSSLLRGEHRDGDYSLVLEQSPKTAGAITSQWFNFWAAGDEVASADPPELPAENLPFRHGLFAIVKHAEERDLLVTAHLFPGQGHQTLTGTVVAVNQSLVEPVTADFPVQNTLTLDVDGEEVTIGGAGAFVEDYSAAALSVREQ, from the coding sequence ATGGATTCGACGGCCGAACGACTGACACAGTTCGGACTCTCCGAGACGGAAGCACGGACCTATCTCGCTGTCCTCGAACGGGGGACGGCGACCGTCGCCACCGTCAGCGAGGCGACGGACATCTCGACCGGATACGTCTACGACCTCGTCGAGTCGCTCGCCGAGCGGGGCTTCGTCGTCGTCGACGACCACCGAACGCCGACGCAGATACGCGCCGTCGACCCCGAGTCGGCCATCGAGTCGATGACCGAGGAGCTGACCGACCTCGAATCGGACCTCACGGAACGCTATACGGATACGGAGCGCGACTATCCCGGCATCGAGCTCGTCCGCGCTCGACAGACGCTGTACCGCCGCCTCGAACGCCTCATCGACGAGGCGGAAGACGAGATATTCATGATGCTGCCCGCCGTCGTCGCCGAGCGGCTCTCCGACCCGCTGAAGCGGGCGCGCGACCGAGGCGTGTTCGTCGCGCTGTTGCTCGGCGACGGCGAGGAGACGAGCATCGTCGAGAACGCGACCGAGATCGCGACTATCGTCCGCTCGTGGGAACCGCCGGTCGAGACGCTCGTGACGGTCGACGACACGTCGGCGGTGACGAGCGACTCCTCGCTGCTGCGCGGCGAACACCGCGACGGGGACTACAGTCTCGTCCTCGAACAGAGTCCGAAGACGGCGGGCGCGATCACCTCCCAGTGGTTTAACTTCTGGGCCGCCGGTGACGAGGTAGCCAGCGCCGACCCGCCCGAACTCCCCGCCGAGAACCTCCCGTTCAGACACGGCCTGTTCGCGATCGTCAAGCACGCCGAGGAGCGGGACCTGCTGGTGACCGCCCACCTCTTCCCCGGACAGGGCCACCAGACGCTCACCGGCACGGTCGTCGCGGTCAACCAGAGCCTCGTCGAACCCGTCACGGCGGATTTCCCGGTCCAGAACACGCTGACGCTCGACGTCGACGGCGAGGAAGTGACCATCGGCGGTGCCGGCGCGTTCGTCGAGGACTACTCGGCGGCGGCACTCAGCGTTCGAGAGCAGTAG